The following coding sequences are from one Chromatiales bacterium window:
- a CDS encoding ABC transporter ATP-binding protein/permease encodes MDYHRPELRPHRDRRDLHNLRAMLPYLWDFRGRAAAALVFLIAAKLANVGVPLVLKAIVDHLDVETGMVVAVPLALLVAYGAMKLAASLFNELRDVVFARVRYRAMRKLSRQVLEHLHRLSLRDHLDRRTGAISRDLERGTRSVSTILNYMVFNLLPVAAEFLLVAAILLSEYAAVFALVTFGSVVVYMGFTFAVTEWRMEHRLEMNRQESEANSRAIDSLINYETVKYFNNDRLELDRFDRTLGRWEDSAVRSQSSMSALNFGQGAIIALGVTGVMYYATAGVVDGSMSLGDLVLVNAFLLQLFIPLGFLGIVYRQIKYALADMDAVFKLLERVPEVADRPGAHPLRVDRGTVKFENVSFGYQPERPILRGFDLELPARQTVAVVGASGAGKSTLARLLFRFYDVNEGAVRIDGQDVRDVTLESLRASIGVVPQDAVLFNDTLRYNLVYARTDATEGEIEHAVRMAQLDQFVASLPEGYETRVGERGLKLSGGEKQRVAIARALLKRPRILIFDEATSSLDSRTEKAIQVTMSGVAADHTALVIAHRLSTVVNADRIVVMDHGVIVEQGTHAELLAASGRYAQLWAMQRHEETSAS; translated from the coding sequence ATGGATTACCACCGCCCCGAGCTGCGTCCGCACCGCGACCGCCGCGACCTGCACAACCTGCGCGCGATGCTCCCCTATCTATGGGATTTTCGCGGCCGGGCGGCCGCCGCGCTGGTCTTTCTGATCGCCGCCAAGCTGGCCAACGTCGGGGTGCCGCTGGTCCTGAAGGCGATCGTCGATCATCTGGACGTGGAAACCGGGATGGTCGTCGCCGTTCCGCTGGCCCTGCTGGTTGCATACGGTGCGATGAAGCTCGCGGCATCGCTGTTCAACGAGCTGCGCGACGTGGTGTTCGCCCGGGTGCGCTACCGCGCGATGCGCAAACTGTCGCGGCAGGTGCTGGAGCATCTGCACCGGCTGTCGCTTCGCGACCACCTGGACCGTCGCACTGGTGCGATCTCGCGCGATCTGGAACGCGGCACGCGCTCGGTCAGCACCATCCTGAACTACATGGTGTTCAACCTGCTGCCGGTCGCCGCCGAGTTCCTGCTCGTTGCGGCCATTCTGCTCAGCGAGTACGCGGCCGTCTTCGCGCTGGTGACGTTTGGTTCGGTCGTCGTGTACATGGGCTTCACCTTCGCGGTGACCGAATGGCGCATGGAGCACCGACTGGAAATGAACCGGCAGGAATCCGAGGCGAACAGTCGCGCGATCGACAGCCTGATCAACTACGAGACGGTCAAGTATTTCAACAATGACCGGCTCGAGCTGGACCGTTTCGATCGCACGCTGGGGCGCTGGGAGGATTCCGCCGTGCGCTCGCAGTCCTCCATGTCGGCGCTGAATTTCGGCCAGGGCGCGATCATCGCGCTTGGCGTGACCGGCGTGATGTATTACGCAACCGCCGGCGTTGTGGACGGCAGCATGAGCCTCGGGGATCTCGTGCTGGTCAATGCATTCCTGCTGCAGCTGTTCATTCCGCTGGGCTTCCTCGGCATCGTCTATCGCCAGATCAAGTATGCGCTGGCGGACATGGATGCGGTGTTCAAGCTGCTTGAACGCGTGCCCGAGGTGGCCGATCGCCCCGGTGCACATCCGCTGCGGGTGGATCGCGGCACCGTGAAGTTTGAGAACGTGAGTTTTGGCTATCAGCCCGAACGGCCGATTCTGCGCGGCTTCGATCTGGAGCTGCCGGCGCGGCAGACCGTGGCCGTGGTCGGCGCGAGCGGGGCGGGCAAGTCCACGCTGGCGCGGCTGTTGTTCCGGTTCTATGACGTGAACGAGGGCGCGGTGCGCATCGACGGACAGGACGTTCGCGACGTCACGCTCGAGAGTCTGCGCGCATCGATCGGTGTGGTTCCGCAGGATGCCGTGTTGTTCAACGACACCCTGCGTTACAACCTCGTCTACGCGCGTACGGATGCGACTGAAGGCGAGATCGAACACGCCGTGCGAATGGCACAACTCGATCAGTTCGTCGCCAGCCTGCCGGAGGGCTACGAGACCCGCGTCGGCGAGCGCGGTCTGAAGCTTTCCGGTGGCGAAAAGCAGCGGGTCGCGATCGCGCGTGCCCTGCTCAAGCGCCCGCGCATTCTGATCTTCGATGAGGCGACCTCGTCGCTTGATTCGCGTACTGAAAAGGCGATTCAGGTGACCATGTCCGGGGTGGCTGCGGATCACACCGCGCTGGTGATCGCACACCGGCTGTCGACGGTCGTGAATGCCGACCGGATCGTCGTCATGGACCACGGGGTCATCGTCGAGCAGGGCACGCATGCCGAACTGCTTGCCGCCAGCGGCAGATACGCGCAGCTGTGGGCGATGCAGCGGCATGAGGAAACGTCGGCATCATGA
- the cca gene encoding multifunctional CCA tRNA nucleotidyl transferase/2'3'-cyclic phosphodiesterase/2'nucleotidase/phosphatase (catalyzes the addition and repair of the essential 3'-terminal CCA sequence in tRNAs without using a nucleic acid template; phosphohydrolase activities include hydrolysis of pyrophosphate, 5'-nucleoside tri- and diphosphates, NADP, and 2'-AMP with the production of Pi, metal-dependent phosphodiesterase activity for 2',3'-cAMP, 2',3'-cGMP, and 2',3'-cCMP, and hydrolysis 2',3'-cyclic substrates with the formation of 2'-nucleotides and 3'-nucleotides; these phosphohydrolase activities are probably involved in the repair of the tRNA 3'-CCA terminus degraded by intracellular RNases), which yields MNIYLVGGAVRDELLGLPVAERDWVVVGATHDEMLGAGFNPVPGDAPVFWHPESGEEYALARTETKTGPGYRGFRFDAGPDVTLEADLARRDLTINAIARSADGDIVDPFDGRGDLEKGLLQHVTPAFAEDPVRVLRIARFAARFGALGFRVAHGTHAVLRAMVASGELAHLVPERVWAETAKALGYEQPWRFFEVLAACGALAVVCPTLAAGHAAPEPHDGGEPAAVRALKRAARASDDGRVRLAVYAAAAGVNADSLPTLWRELPAPAAWRETVADLVLHQAALGGFGALDAPARLDLIERLRLERDPGRLERLRAGLRALTPNAPFAALDAALGALTAVDAAAIARAAGPNAANAVRGARVAALNALDAGTTE from the coding sequence ATGAACATCTATCTCGTCGGTGGTGCGGTGCGCGACGAACTGCTCGGTTTGCCGGTGGCCGAACGCGACTGGGTCGTCGTCGGTGCGACACATGACGAAATGCTCGGGGCCGGATTCAACCCCGTGCCAGGCGACGCGCCGGTATTCTGGCATCCGGAAAGCGGCGAGGAATACGCGCTGGCACGCACCGAAACCAAGACCGGTCCGGGCTATCGCGGATTCCGCTTCGACGCCGGCCCCGATGTAACGCTGGAAGCCGATCTTGCAAGGCGCGATCTGACGATCAACGCCATCGCCCGCTCGGCGGACGGCGACATCGTTGATCCGTTCGATGGCCGCGGCGATCTCGAAAAAGGCCTGCTGCAGCACGTCACCCCGGCGTTCGCGGAAGACCCGGTTCGGGTTCTGCGCATTGCGCGTTTCGCCGCGCGCTTTGGTGCGCTGGGGTTTCGCGTGGCGCACGGCACGCATGCAGTGTTGCGAGCCATGGTTGCCAGCGGTGAACTCGCGCACCTGGTTCCCGAGCGGGTCTGGGCGGAGACCGCGAAGGCCTTGGGCTACGAGCAACCCTGGCGATTCTTCGAGGTGCTTGCGGCCTGTGGCGCGCTGGCGGTGGTTTGTCCGACGCTGGCCGCCGGTCACGCCGCGCCGGAGCCGCACGACGGCGGCGAGCCGGCGGCCGTGCGGGCGTTGAAACGTGCCGCGCGGGCGAGCGACGATGGTCGCGTGCGTCTGGCGGTTTACGCGGCTGCGGCCGGCGTGAACGCGGATTCGCTTCCGACGCTCTGGCGGGAGCTTCCGGCACCGGCGGCCTGGCGCGAGACGGTTGCGGACCTTGTGCTGCATCAGGCGGCGCTGGGCGGGTTCGGCGCGCTGGATGCACCGGCGCGATTGGATCTGATTGAACGGCTGCGACTGGAGCGCGATCCCGGGCGGCTGGAGCGGCTGCGTGCGGGACTGCGCGCGCTGACGCCGAACGCACCGTTCGCCGCGCTGGATGCTGCCCTCGGCGCGCTGACGGCAGTCGATGCGGCGGCCATTGCCCGCGCCGCCGGGCCGAATGCCGCCAATGCAGTCCGCGGCGCGCGAGTCGCCGCCCTGAACGCACTTGACGCGGGGACCACTGAATGA
- a CDS encoding 4a-hydroxytetrahydrobiopterin dehydratase, with translation MNALRERHCRRYSKSEAPLTPQAVSARMREIDPGWQLESEPAAIERTFRFADFHRTMAFVNAVAWIAHAEDHHPDMHVGYNRLRIVYRTHSVGGLTDNDFICAAKIDALQPTADQ, from the coding sequence ATGAACGCACTGCGCGAACGGCACTGTCGCCGCTATTCAAAAAGTGAAGCACCGCTGACACCGCAGGCGGTCAGCGCGCGCATGCGCGAGATCGACCCGGGCTGGCAGCTGGAAAGCGAGCCGGCCGCCATCGAGCGGACGTTCCGGTTTGCCGATTTTCATCGCACGATGGCGTTTGTGAATGCCGTCGCCTGGATCGCGCACGCCGAGGACCATCATCCGGACATGCACGTCGGTTACAACCGGCTGCGCATCGTGTACCGGACGCATTCGGTCGGCGGCCTGACCGACAACGATTTCATCTGTGCCGCAAAGATCGACGCGCTGCAGCCGACGGCAGACCAATGA
- a CDS encoding histidine kinase, which translates to MSESRAAIRGFGLFGPVAALVAFSIGGVLLAILSGRLASSVVMLLALIGLGGVAVSVWWLAERVRARVSVPVAQLRAWTAVAERGVGEEPARVSVGGPFAALASDLNELIELYCRQKKADDARLRKDVRRLAQKTSSLNILYDIAARINEVHDVDELTIGCLRRFKRMVDARSATLNLRGQGGNIQLFAAIDEDDRILTGAQLHRVPLCLCGRALGLGERICDQPQRHCETQVRWPMYRSEAVERVRVPIDHSGERLGYYDLFVARERMVHQEEAVHLLETVGAHLGTAVKKSRLVEQAARTSLLHERSNIAHELHDSLAQSLTSLRYQSRTLAERVARVGDAGLDRQVERISSAIDEAHGELRSLIAEFREPMDHRGLVPALTEIVDRFRRETGVRTFFQAQCREPPISPNHQLQVLRIVQEALANVRQHSQARNLRVMLRRDEDSLCRVLIEDDGVGFDTALMHEHLGEHIGLSVLEERAYRLGGQLRIESEPGEGTQIELIFGADPSAPRAQSPGV; encoded by the coding sequence ATGAGCGAGTCGCGTGCTGCGATCCGGGGGTTCGGCCTGTTCGGGCCGGTTGCGGCACTGGTTGCGTTTTCGATCGGTGGTGTATTGCTGGCCATCCTGTCCGGCCGGCTTGCGTCGAGCGTTGTGATGTTGCTTGCACTGATCGGTCTCGGCGGCGTGGCGGTCAGCGTGTGGTGGCTCGCGGAACGGGTGCGTGCACGCGTGTCGGTGCCGGTCGCACAGCTGCGGGCGTGGACGGCGGTGGCCGAGCGTGGTGTGGGCGAGGAACCCGCGCGGGTCAGTGTCGGCGGCCCGTTTGCGGCGCTGGCATCGGACCTCAACGAACTCATCGAATTGTACTGTCGGCAGAAGAAGGCCGATGACGCGCGCTTGCGCAAGGACGTCCGCAGGCTTGCGCAGAAGACCAGTTCGCTGAACATCCTCTATGACATTGCCGCGCGCATCAACGAGGTGCACGACGTCGATGAACTGACGATCGGTTGTCTGCGCCGGTTCAAACGCATGGTCGACGCCCGCTCCGCGACGCTGAACCTGCGCGGTCAGGGCGGCAACATCCAGCTGTTTGCCGCCATCGATGAGGACGACCGCATCCTCACGGGTGCGCAGCTGCACCGCGTCCCGCTGTGTCTGTGCGGCCGCGCACTCGGTCTCGGCGAGCGAATCTGCGATCAACCGCAACGACATTGCGAAACCCAGGTGCGCTGGCCCATGTATCGCAGCGAAGCGGTCGAGCGTGTGCGCGTGCCGATCGATCATTCCGGCGAACGACTCGGCTATTACGATCTGTTCGTCGCGCGCGAACGCATGGTTCATCAGGAGGAGGCGGTGCATCTGCTCGAGACCGTTGGTGCGCATCTGGGTACGGCGGTGAAGAAATCCCGGCTCGTCGAGCAGGCCGCGCGTACCTCACTGTTGCACGAGCGTTCCAATATCGCGCACGAGCTGCATGACTCGCTCGCGCAGTCGTTGACGAGTCTGCGCTACCAGAGCCGCACGCTCGCCGAGCGCGTCGCCCGCGTCGGCGATGCCGGGCTGGATCGCCAGGTCGAACGCATCTCCAGCGCCATCGACGAGGCGCACGGCGAACTGCGCAGTCTGATCGCGGAGTTTCGCGAGCCCATGGATCACCGCGGGCTCGTGCCCGCGCTGACGGAAATCGTCGACCGGTTCCGCAGGGAAACCGGCGTGCGCACCTTCTTTCAGGCGCAGTGTCGCGAGCCGCCGATCAGCCCGAACCACCAGTTGCAGGTGTTGCGCATCGTGCAGGAGGCGCTCGCAAACGTGCGTCAGCACAGCCAGGCGCGTAACCTGCGGGTCATGCTGCGCCGCGATGAAGACAGCCTGTGCCGGGTGTTGATTGAGGACGACGGGGTCGGTTTCGACACGGCACTGATGCACGAACACCTCGGCGAACACATCGGGCTTTCCGTGCTCGAGGAGCGTGCCTATCGCCTCGGTGGCCAGTTGCGCATCGAAAGCGAGCCTGGCGAGGGCACGCAGATCGAGCTGATCTTTGGCGCCGATCCATCGGCACCGCGCGCGCAGTCGCCCGGAGTCTGA
- a CDS encoding response regulator transcription factor — translation MHVLLIDDHALFRFGLQELLQQRDIEVRAAGTGDEGIQMVRSSRPDVVLLDMRMPGMDGRVVLARLSAEFPDLPVSMLTTSADERDVLDTLAAGARGYLLKDMEPDDLIRALRDLAGGRTVVSPELTAVLARAVRGENLPESEPHWTPYADLTPREREILCHLAEGQSNKVIAKALGISDGTVKLHVKSILRKLSVHSRVEAAVMAVEHDLCGRNRAREARERQPSSDG, via the coding sequence GTGCACGTCCTGCTGATCGACGATCATGCGCTGTTTCGCTTCGGGCTCCAGGAACTCCTGCAACAGCGTGACATCGAGGTTCGTGCGGCCGGCACCGGCGACGAAGGCATCCAGATGGTGCGATCGAGCCGGCCCGACGTCGTGTTGCTCGACATGCGCATGCCCGGCATGGACGGGCGCGTGGTGCTGGCGCGACTGAGCGCGGAGTTTCCGGACCTGCCAGTCTCCATGCTGACCACGAGTGCCGACGAGCGTGACGTGCTCGACACACTCGCAGCCGGTGCGCGCGGTTACCTTCTGAAAGACATGGAGCCCGACGACCTGATCCGCGCGCTGCGCGATCTCGCCGGTGGCCGCACCGTGGTTTCGCCGGAACTCACGGCCGTGCTTGCGCGCGCGGTGCGCGGCGAAAACCTGCCGGAATCCGAACCGCACTGGACGCCGTATGCCGATTTGACCCCGCGTGAGCGCGAGATCCTCTGCCATCTGGCCGAGGGGCAGAGCAACAAGGTCATTGCAAAGGCACTCGGCATCTCGGATGGAACCGTGAAGCTGCACGTGAAGAGCATTCTGCGAAAACTCAGCGTGCACTCGCGGGTGGAGGCCGCCGTCATGGCCGTTGAGCACGATTTGTGCGGGCGCAACCGTGCACGCGAGGCGCGTGAACGCCAGCCGTCGTCGGACGGTTGA
- a CDS encoding Mth938-like domain-containing protein, whose translation MHFELETGPGHFISAAEPGRVRIGARDYTASLIVTPERIVDDWPVPHIGALGDADMARLREFQPQIVLIGTGASLVFPDVEIYARLLADGIGVEFMNTPAACRTYNLLASERRRVAAGLVITAGTRALSTSERVKRARQ comes from the coding sequence GTGCATTTTGAACTCGAGACCGGGCCGGGACATTTCATCTCCGCGGCCGAGCCGGGGCGTGTGCGCATCGGCGCGCGCGATTACACCGCGAGCCTGATCGTTACACCGGAGCGGATTGTCGACGACTGGCCCGTGCCGCACATCGGTGCGCTCGGCGACGCCGACATGGCGCGGTTGCGCGAGTTCCAGCCGCAGATCGTCCTGATCGGAACCGGTGCGAGCCTGGTGTTTCCGGATGTTGAGATCTATGCTCGGTTGCTTGCGGACGGAATCGGCGTGGAGTTCATGAACACGCCCGCCGCCTGTCGCACCTACAATCTGCTGGCCTCCGAGCGGCGCCGCGTCGCGGCCGGGCTGGTGATCACCGCAGGCACGCGAGCCTTGTCAACGTCAGAGCGAGTGAAGAGGGCAAGACAATGA
- a CDS encoding right-handed parallel beta-helix repeat-containing protein, whose translation MRNNQIAALYIAVTIIGFASPPAAAGDGQFEINQACAVNSGCFPGDTPGFPVTISFSGSFLLTGNLDLSALSPDLTAVEVSAPAVTVDLGGFQIVGPGGCTGSGSSISCPLGGLGRGVRAVDPAAIAFTLRNGVVRNMTGFGVSTAGSAARIENVTAIGNNIGIIVREDSLVSHCLAIRNGQDGISADMASIIESSVAEGNGGAGFDLENAAGMVTRSVARGNVRGFELAPGAEFGHDNVSSGNDNPDDCGGGICTEHRRFYLTDFTDLASGSGALTVCAAGFHMASLFELWDLTVLRYDPVLGQTNPDSGLGPPSSNSGWVRTGFSSTGDSTPGFGNCLGWSTGDPTKFGSRARLPTTWDTAPSTRVVPWLVDADNCSNSSYVWCVEDD comes from the coding sequence ATGAGAAATAATCAGATCGCCGCGCTTTACATTGCGGTGACCATAATCGGTTTCGCCTCACCGCCGGCTGCTGCTGGCGACGGTCAGTTCGAGATCAACCAGGCCTGCGCCGTCAACAGCGGCTGCTTCCCGGGGGACACGCCGGGATTTCCGGTCACGATCTCGTTTTCCGGCAGCTTTCTGCTGACCGGCAATCTGGACCTCAGTGCGCTCAGCCCGGATCTGACGGCCGTGGAAGTCAGTGCGCCCGCGGTAACCGTGGATCTCGGCGGGTTTCAGATCGTCGGTCCCGGCGGCTGTACGGGCAGCGGTTCGTCGATCAGCTGTCCGTTGGGCGGCCTGGGCCGAGGCGTGCGTGCCGTGGACCCGGCGGCGATTGCCTTCACCTTGCGCAATGGCGTGGTTCGGAACATGACGGGCTTCGGGGTGTCGACCGCCGGGTCCGCTGCCCGGATCGAGAACGTCACCGCCATTGGCAACAATATCGGGATCATCGTCCGGGAAGACTCGCTCGTGTCGCACTGTCTTGCCATTCGAAACGGCCAGGACGGCATCAGTGCGGACATGGCCTCGATCATTGAATCGTCCGTGGCCGAGGGCAACGGTGGCGCGGGATTCGATCTGGAAAATGCCGCCGGCATGGTGACCCGCAGTGTCGCGCGCGGGAACGTACGGGGCTTTGAACTCGCACCCGGCGCTGAATTCGGTCATGACAACGTCTCCAGCGGCAACGACAATCCGGACGACTGCGGTGGCGGAATCTGCACGGAACACCGGCGCTTCTATCTGACGGACTTCACGGATCTGGCATCCGGCAGTGGCGCGCTGACGGTCTGTGCGGCGGGGTTTCACATGGCGTCCCTGTTCGAGCTTTGGGACCTTACGGTTCTGCGCTACGATCCGGTGCTGGGTCAAACCAACCCGGACTCCGGTCTAGGGCCACCGAGTTCAAACTCTGGTTGGGTCCGAACCGGTTTTTCCAGTACTGGTGACAGTACGCCCGGTTTCGGAAACTGCCTTGGCTGGTCAACCGGAGATCCAACTAAATTCGGCTCGCGGGCGCGTCTGCCCACGACCTGGGATACGGCACCGAGCACTCGGGTCGTACCCTGGCTTGTGGACGCGGACAACTGTTCCAATTCTTCCTATGTCTGGTGCGTTGAGGACGACTGA
- a CDS encoding helix-turn-helix transcriptional regulator — MMNQQGDPPKTRLFLWEDCGLYAGLEACSKLHSHHAIQITYVLDGECRIRAQGDGQWRTTTGFLILPGTVYQGDTPGRFVTFFVDVNHPLYWRHKCAQESVFLHGIRCFDVHAEDLHRLREFHGGRISCPQARGLFQDAVVRWFPESLGTPALDTRIGRIVAHIDHALPGAMKLEDIAAVVGLSPSRVMHLFRAETGTTVRQFILWRRLKSVLVTLAKGENLTHSAHVAGFSDSAHLTRTFVMMFGFSPTAILAGPVGAQFAVCSETD; from the coding sequence ATGATGAATCAGCAAGGTGACCCACCCAAAACTCGACTTTTCCTGTGGGAAGACTGCGGCCTTTACGCCGGCCTAGAGGCATGCAGCAAGCTGCACAGTCATCACGCCATTCAGATCACCTATGTGCTGGATGGCGAATGCCGGATTCGCGCCCAGGGAGACGGGCAGTGGCGTACGACCACGGGGTTTCTGATTCTCCCGGGCACCGTCTACCAGGGCGATACGCCGGGGCGGTTCGTGACCTTTTTCGTCGACGTCAACCACCCGCTGTATTGGCGCCACAAATGCGCACAAGAATCCGTCTTTTTGCATGGTATCCGGTGTTTTGATGTGCATGCCGAGGACCTCCATCGGCTGCGCGAGTTTCATGGCGGCCGGATCTCTTGCCCGCAGGCCCGGGGGCTGTTTCAGGATGCCGTCGTGAGGTGGTTTCCTGAGTCTCTGGGTACACCGGCACTCGATACCAGGATCGGGCGTATCGTTGCGCACATCGATCATGCCCTCCCGGGCGCGATGAAGCTTGAAGACATTGCTGCGGTCGTGGGCTTGTCGCCCAGTCGAGTGATGCATCTGTTCCGTGCGGAAACCGGCACCACGGTTCGACAGTTCATTCTTTGGCGTCGACTTAAATCGGTATTGGTCACCCTTGCCAAAGGCGAGAATCTGACGCACTCGGCGCATGTGGCGGGATTTTCCGATTCCGCGCACCTGACTCGAACCTTCGTCATGATGTTCGGTTTCAGTCCAACGGCGATTCTTGCCGGCCCGGTTGGCGCGCAGTTCGCGGTCTGTTCCGAAACGGACTGA
- a CDS encoding AAA family ATPase gives MSSHQRPMLDKLAKAMASRYPLVYLLGWDEPRMEALLRPITSRVKSPGLVIWTATTGFSAPFGGDGQSTPITDPVEALAWIAARDTAGVYLLKDLPAWFEGNPRLVRAVRDLYAALRQRDVVVFMSHPELVLPEVLKKEIFLIEVPLPAEDEILEVLTERTAGRNIQPEHLHRLAGALRGLSQNEIQHVVSRLLLPQVFDHHKALLEAQEEKSQLLRKESVLRFYGAEWSMKDVGGLDQLRDWVLKRKYLFSERALSSGVPLPSGLLLMGVSGCGKSMAAKAIAAAWELPLVRLDMSLVLSGSFGTPEYAFENAARLAAEIAPIVLWIDEIENAFGFDRAAHGGGNVNILSSFLTWMQEKSPKVFIAATANRIQELPAEFMRKGRFDQLFFLDLPNKKERAEILRIHITRHGGDPTKFNLDYLAAATREWSGAEIEQAVKSARIDAYQENRAFTEQDVARGTTRMVPLSRTMTEQIKAIRDWSFQRAIPASTQGPV, from the coding sequence ATGAGTAGCCACCAGCGCCCCATGCTCGACAAGCTCGCCAAGGCCATGGCCTCGCGCTATCCGCTCGTCTACCTGCTCGGCTGGGACGAACCGCGCATGGAGGCCCTGCTGCGGCCGATCACATCGCGCGTGAAGTCGCCCGGCTTGGTGATCTGGACGGCCACGACCGGTTTCTCGGCACCGTTCGGCGGCGACGGTCAGTCCACGCCGATTACCGATCCGGTGGAGGCCCTGGCCTGGATCGCCGCACGCGACACCGCCGGCGTCTATCTGCTGAAAGACCTGCCGGCGTGGTTCGAAGGGAACCCGCGGCTGGTACGGGCCGTGCGCGACCTCTACGCGGCCCTGCGCCAGCGCGATGTGGTCGTGTTCATGTCGCACCCCGAGCTCGTGCTGCCGGAGGTGCTGAAGAAGGAAATCTTCCTCATCGAAGTGCCACTGCCGGCCGAAGACGAGATCCTCGAGGTGCTGACCGAGCGCACGGCCGGCCGCAACATCCAGCCCGAACACCTGCACCGGCTGGCCGGCGCGCTGCGTGGCCTGTCGCAGAACGAGATCCAGCATGTCGTCTCGCGCCTGCTGCTGCCGCAGGTGTTCGATCACCACAAGGCGCTGCTCGAAGCCCAGGAAGAGAAATCGCAGCTGCTGCGCAAGGAGAGCGTGCTGCGTTTCTATGGTGCCGAGTGGTCGATGAAGGACGTCGGCGGACTCGACCAGCTGCGCGACTGGGTGCTCAAGCGCAAATACCTGTTTTCGGAGCGTGCTTTGAGTTCCGGAGTTCCGCTGCCGTCGGGGCTGTTGCTCATGGGTGTCAGCGGCTGCGGCAAGTCCATGGCCGCGAAGGCGATCGCCGCGGCCTGGGAACTGCCCCTGGTCCGGCTCGACATGAGCCTGGTGCTGTCGGGCAGTTTCGGCACGCCGGAGTACGCCTTCGAGAACGCCGCGCGTCTGGCGGCGGAGATCGCCCCCATCGTGTTGTGGATCGACGAGATCGAGAACGCCTTCGGTTTCGACCGCGCCGCGCACGGCGGCGGCAACGTGAACATCCTGTCCAGTTTCCTGACCTGGATGCAGGAAAAGTCACCGAAAGTTTTCATCGCGGCGACCGCCAACCGCATCCAGGAACTGCCTGCGGAGTTCATGCGCAAGGGTCGCTTCGACCAGCTGTTCTTTCTGGACCTGCCCAACAAGAAGGAACGCGCGGAGATTCTGCGCATTCACATCACGCGCCACGGTGGCGACCCGACAAAGTTCAACCTCGACTATCTGGCCGCGGCGACTCGCGAATGGAGCGGTGCAGAGATCGAACAGGCCGTCAAATCCGCCCGCATCGACGCGTATCAGGAAAACCGCGCGTTCACCGAACAGGACGTCGCGCGCGGCACGACACGCATGGTCCCGCTCTCGCGCACCATGACCGAACAGATCAAGGCCATCCGCGACTGGTCGTTCCAGCGCGCGATCCCCGCCTCGACCCAGGGTCCGGTCTGA
- the ndk gene encoding nucleoside-diphosphate kinase — protein MSVERTLSIIKPDAVAKNVIGQIYARFEAAGLRVVAAKMLHLSEQQAQGFYAVHRERPFYNDLVSFMMSGPVMVQVLEGEGAIAKHREVMGATDPAKAAPGTIRADFAKTVDENAVHGSDGPDTARAEIAFFFADNELCPRTR, from the coding sequence ATGTCCGTCGAACGCACCCTGTCGATCATCAAGCCCGATGCCGTGGCCAAGAACGTGATCGGCCAGATCTATGCCCGTTTCGAGGCCGCCGGCCTGCGCGTCGTTGCCGCGAAAATGCTGCACCTGTCCGAACAGCAGGCGCAGGGCTTCTACGCGGTCCACCGCGAACGGCCGTTCTACAATGACCTCGTTTCGTTCATGATGTCCGGCCCGGTCATGGTGCAGGTGCTCGAAGGCGAGGGCGCCATTGCGAAGCACCGCGAGGTGATGGGGGCGACCGATCCGGCCAAGGCCGCGCCGGGCACGATCCGCGCGGATTTCGCGAAGACCGTCGACGAAAATGCCGTGCACGGTTCCGATGGCCCCGACACCGCACGCGCCGAGATTGCATTCTTTTTCGCCGACAACGAGCTGTGCCCGCGCACGCGCTGA